One region of Bdellovibrio bacteriovorus genomic DNA includes:
- a CDS encoding UTP--glucose-1-phosphate uridylyltransferase yields MSKIKKAIIPAAGLGTRFLPATKTVPKEMLTIVDAPIILYVVEEAVQAGIEDIVLIAGRYKYAIEDFFDTSYELEDKLHKDGKEKLLERVIKIRDKANIISIRQKHALGLGHAVHCGLPIIGKEPFAVLLGDEITMGFHGQPNVTSQLVKSFEDTGTSTISVMKVSDKDVSKYGIAEVEDTNKGYFHVTSLMEKPKPTETKSRWALPGRYVFDNHIMDILHNAKPSLNGEIQLTDSMKVLCNDKGLNAMTFTAERYDAGDKLGYLQANIELALQNPELGPEMKHYILQLAQKLN; encoded by the coding sequence ATGTCTAAAATTAAAAAAGCCATTATACCTGCTGCCGGACTTGGAACACGTTTTCTTCCCGCAACGAAAACAGTTCCCAAAGAGATGCTCACTATCGTAGACGCTCCTATTATTTTATATGTCGTCGAAGAGGCTGTGCAGGCAGGCATTGAAGACATCGTACTGATCGCGGGTCGCTACAAGTATGCGATCGAGGATTTCTTCGACACATCTTATGAACTTGAAGACAAACTTCACAAAGATGGTAAAGAAAAACTTCTTGAGCGTGTGATTAAAATCCGCGACAAGGCAAACATTATCAGCATTCGTCAAAAGCATGCGCTGGGTTTAGGTCACGCGGTTCACTGCGGCTTACCCATTATCGGCAAAGAACCTTTTGCCGTCTTACTGGGTGATGAAATCACAATGGGATTCCACGGACAGCCCAACGTAACATCACAGCTTGTAAAATCTTTTGAAGACACTGGCACATCGACGATCTCAGTCATGAAAGTTTCGGACAAAGATGTTTCTAAGTACGGCATCGCCGAAGTTGAAGATACGAATAAAGGTTATTTCCACGTCACTTCTTTGATGGAAAAACCCAAGCCAACGGAAACGAAAAGCCGCTGGGCTTTGCCGGGTCGCTATGTTTTTGATAATCACATCATGGATATTCTTCACAATGCGAAGCCTTCATTAAATGGCGAAATTCAGCTGACTGACAGCATGAAAGTTCTTTGCAATGACAAAGGCCTAAATGCCATGACATTCACAGCAGAACGCTACGACGCAGGTGATAAGCTGGGCTATCTTCAGGCAAATATTGAGCTTGCCTTACAAAACCCGGAGCTTGGGCCTGAGATGAAGCACTATATTTTGCAACTCGCGCAAAAATTGAATTAG
- the priA gene encoding replication restart helicase PriA, with amino-acid sequence MSDVQLWRVAVDAPLPEALTYSFAHPLKRGQLVNVPLGRRKVKGLVLGPTDKVPDFEIKSIDSIDEEYSPLPESFMKWLEWLAQYYIHPIGQVAQSAFPPLKKTDKQRQSKRPPVIPKLESDTNLNLTEEQSACFESISQHHNFSTHLLFGVTGSGKTEVYLRLLEKVLSEGKRGLVLVPEISLTPQLIQRFARRFGDKIAALHSQLTDRERTNQWWDIVEGRKSILIGARSALFCPIEDLGLIIVDEEHEPSFKQDEKLKYNGRDAAVMMGKMMNCPVVLGSATPSLETWKNAVDGKYHLHTLRHRVANRALPEIEVIDLRKQKDDSEEQKKIVEKYSHLPFWLSPKLYDRMHEVLDRGDQAALFLNRRGIAQMVVCPACGHTRECPNCDISLTLHAHSHLICHYCDYHENFKTKCPDCKEGQLEAIGLGTELVETDLARLFPGKTIARADRDEIQSRADLEDLVQKMESGEIDILVGTQMIAKGLDFPKLKLVGLVLADVGFNLPDFRATERSFQLITQMSGRAGRHVQEGEAPGMVIIQTFNAEHDSITFARNHDFEGFAKHELEIRGQLSYPPVGRLVSFRIQGTHLGKVEDTAGLLARRAHALKAQFPQYNSIEILGPAEAPLSKLRGQFRFHLLIKTTQVAAANPFSRQLLGDQEWIPSGIKILIDIDPMSLL; translated from the coding sequence ATGAGTGATGTCCAACTGTGGAGAGTGGCCGTCGACGCTCCTCTCCCAGAGGCTTTGACGTACAGCTTTGCACATCCTTTAAAACGCGGCCAGCTAGTAAATGTTCCTCTTGGTCGCCGCAAAGTTAAAGGCCTTGTTCTAGGTCCGACGGATAAAGTTCCTGACTTTGAAATCAAAAGTATAGACTCGATTGACGAAGAGTACTCTCCCCTTCCTGAATCCTTCATGAAGTGGCTCGAGTGGCTTGCGCAGTACTATATCCATCCCATTGGACAAGTCGCGCAGTCTGCTTTTCCTCCGCTGAAGAAAACAGATAAACAGCGTCAATCAAAGCGACCGCCCGTTATTCCAAAGTTGGAAAGTGATACCAATTTAAACTTAACGGAAGAGCAAAGCGCTTGCTTCGAAAGCATTTCACAACATCATAATTTTTCCACGCACCTTTTATTCGGTGTAACAGGCTCGGGTAAAACGGAAGTCTACTTGCGCTTGCTTGAAAAAGTACTCAGCGAAGGAAAGCGCGGTCTTGTACTGGTACCCGAGATTTCGTTAACGCCACAATTGATTCAACGTTTTGCCCGACGCTTTGGCGATAAGATTGCCGCACTTCACTCTCAACTGACGGATCGTGAACGTACGAATCAATGGTGGGATATTGTTGAAGGCAGAAAATCCATTCTGATTGGCGCTCGGTCGGCCCTGTTCTGTCCGATTGAGGACTTGGGACTTATCATTGTTGACGAAGAGCATGAGCCCAGCTTTAAACAAGATGAAAAATTAAAATACAATGGCCGTGATGCTGCGGTGATGATGGGCAAAATGATGAATTGCCCGGTCGTACTCGGTTCCGCAACACCGAGTCTGGAGACTTGGAAAAACGCAGTGGATGGAAAATACCATCTGCACACTCTCCGTCATCGCGTTGCTAATCGTGCCCTCCCAGAAATCGAAGTCATTGATCTTCGTAAGCAAAAAGACGACAGCGAAGAACAGAAAAAAATCGTCGAAAAGTATTCGCACCTTCCCTTCTGGCTCAGCCCAAAACTTTATGACCGAATGCATGAAGTTTTAGATCGCGGCGATCAAGCTGCTCTTTTCCTCAATCGTCGGGGAATTGCGCAAATGGTGGTCTGCCCGGCTTGTGGTCACACACGGGAATGCCCCAACTGTGATATTTCACTGACATTGCATGCGCATTCTCATTTGATCTGTCACTATTGTGACTATCACGAAAATTTTAAAACCAAATGTCCTGACTGCAAAGAAGGACAACTGGAAGCTATCGGCCTGGGCACCGAACTTGTTGAGACGGATCTAGCTCGTCTATTCCCGGGCAAAACGATCGCTCGCGCGGACCGAGACGAAATTCAAAGCCGCGCGGACCTGGAAGATTTAGTTCAAAAAATGGAAAGTGGCGAGATCGACATTTTAGTCGGAACGCAAATGATTGCCAAAGGCTTAGACTTCCCAAAGCTGAAACTCGTGGGACTTGTCTTAGCTGATGTGGGATTTAATCTTCCCGATTTTCGTGCGACGGAAAGAAGTTTTCAGTTGATTACGCAAATGAGTGGTCGCGCTGGTCGCCACGTTCAGGAGGGCGAAGCTCCGGGAATGGTCATCATTCAAACATTCAATGCAGAACACGACAGCATCACTTTCGCCCGAAATCACGACTTTGAGGGCTTCGCCAAACATGAACTCGAAATTCGTGGCCAGCTTAGCTATCCACCTGTTGGACGTTTGGTGAGTTTCAGAATTCAAGGGACGCACTTAGGAAAAGTCGAAGACACAGCCGGACTTTTAGCGAGACGAGCGCATGCTTTGAAAGCTCAGTTTCCTCAGTACAACTCCATTGAGATTTTAGGCCCTGCAGAGGCTCCACTTTCGAAGTTAAGAGGACAATTCCGATTTCATCTCCTCATAAAGACGACTCAGGTTGCAGCTGCCAATCCCTTTTCAAGACAACTTCTGGGTGATCAAGAGTGGATTCCGTCGGGTATAAAAATTTTGATCGATATCGACCCAATGAGTTTGCTTTAA
- a CDS encoding CFI-box-CTERM domain-containing protein: MIQCPRCGIQVTELHPVDADLITKLQSIGESNLPPQVCAGCISDLRRTVASSSGGVLMAQERAKEQHRLQLWKSRVMLIKKARLCMTQKLYSEAAMSYEKYLKILDIVFDIKKGERLKPEAFKDSARTTELTVVASVYWDLMRIYDTHEKYADRMMNAAKQLAMFIQFTPIYPDIIRKAESFQKTARNPHIVKQFLKMSDKERPRCFIATAAFENPQAPEVMSLRAFRDFTLRRSAWGRKFIAIYYKFSPHIACLLDKQPRMKPAVRALLRLLIKCVS, from the coding sequence ATGATCCAATGTCCCCGCTGTGGAATACAAGTTACTGAACTTCATCCCGTAGATGCTGACCTCATCACGAAGTTGCAATCTATTGGTGAATCTAATTTACCTCCACAAGTCTGCGCGGGATGTATTTCCGATTTACGCCGCACAGTCGCTTCAAGCAGTGGTGGTGTTCTTATGGCGCAAGAGCGCGCCAAAGAACAACATCGTCTGCAGCTTTGGAAAAGTCGCGTGATGCTAATCAAAAAAGCGCGCCTGTGCATGACTCAAAAGCTTTATTCCGAAGCCGCGATGTCGTATGAAAAGTACTTAAAAATTCTCGACATCGTTTTCGATATTAAAAAAGGCGAACGTCTTAAGCCAGAAGCTTTCAAGGACAGTGCTCGTACGACAGAATTGACCGTAGTGGCCTCTGTGTACTGGGACTTGATGCGTATTTATGATACTCACGAAAAATACGCGGATCGCATGATGAATGCCGCAAAACAACTGGCGATGTTTATTCAATTCACGCCTATTTATCCGGACATTATTCGTAAGGCAGAGTCTTTTCAAAAAACCGCACGCAACCCGCATATCGTGAAACAGTTTTTGAAGATGTCCGACAAAGAACGTCCTCGCTGTTTCATCGCGACGGCCGCCTTCGAAAACCCTCAGGCACCCGAGGTGATGAGCTTACGCGCTTTCCGTGACTTCACTCTTCGTCGGTCAGCATGGGGGCGTAAATTTATTGCCATTTACTATAAGTTTTCGCCTCACATTGCTTGCTTACTCGATAAGCAACCACGCATGAAACCCGCAGTCAGAGCACTTCTCCGTCTTTTGATTAAATGCGTTAGCTAA
- a CDS encoding NAD(P)-binding protein, giving the protein MAHIYDYAIIGSGLTGLSIAAALSRETKNIALIEGADVPFGVNKKVNFPTGPMNNGLRFVPDSVLSEKALRFLENLLNTKVVDTVSEEAPITYESGGFKTFLGFGDTPPAFYEELAYFTSSKRLDLAMEPYEWTQALFEKFQGEFMQRSYVTKFHQEGEKVTHVTINGSKTLHAHNFIFAGTVKDLAILLPDDAISIRARSKLSKNTYWTALCLDICHAKPVTDSTAMHILNGTTQDEIGPCAGRFLPAVETENGPLQTSQWMTFIEQEVTEDSEVVGMALKKIKRQIKRAYPEALDNLKLERIFVAPIIAGNGDIKLSANMTIPELENLWIASSTVNEQKNLVGSLLQAEMIIASLGFKVEASEEAPGAEATI; this is encoded by the coding sequence ATGGCTCATATCTACGACTATGCAATTATTGGTAGCGGTTTAACTGGTCTCAGTATCGCAGCGGCTCTTAGCCGTGAAACTAAAAACATCGCCCTTATCGAAGGCGCCGATGTTCCGTTCGGAGTGAACAAGAAAGTCAACTTTCCTACAGGCCCTATGAACAACGGCCTTCGTTTTGTTCCTGATTCTGTGCTTTCCGAAAAAGCTTTGCGCTTTTTAGAAAATCTTCTGAATACAAAAGTTGTCGACACAGTTTCTGAAGAAGCTCCTATCACCTATGAATCTGGTGGCTTCAAAACTTTCTTGGGTTTTGGTGACACTCCACCAGCGTTCTATGAAGAACTTGCTTACTTCACTTCTAGCAAGCGCTTGGATTTGGCGATGGAGCCCTACGAGTGGACCCAAGCTTTGTTTGAAAAATTCCAAGGCGAGTTCATGCAGCGCTCTTACGTGACTAAGTTTCACCAAGAAGGTGAGAAAGTAACTCACGTAACTATCAATGGTTCTAAAACATTGCATGCTCACAACTTTATTTTTGCGGGCACTGTGAAGGATTTAGCGATTCTTCTTCCTGATGACGCTATTTCTATCCGCGCACGTTCAAAGCTTTCTAAAAATACTTACTGGACGGCTTTGTGCTTAGATATCTGCCACGCGAAACCGGTGACAGACTCGACAGCTATGCACATCTTGAATGGAACGACTCAAGACGAAATCGGTCCTTGTGCGGGGCGCTTCCTTCCGGCAGTGGAAACTGAAAATGGTCCTCTTCAAACTTCTCAATGGATGACTTTCATTGAGCAAGAAGTGACTGAAGATTCAGAGGTCGTTGGCATGGCTTTGAAAAAAATCAAACGCCAAATCAAACGCGCTTACCCTGAAGCTTTGGACAACTTGAAACTGGAAAGAATTTTTGTTGCTCCAATCATCGCTGGCAACGGCGATATTAAATTGAGCGCGAATATGACAATTCCAGAACTTGAAAATCTTTGGATTGCTTCATCAACTGTGAATGAACAAAAGAACCTTGTAGGCTCTTTGCTACAAGCTGAAATGATCATTGCGTCTTTAGGATTTAAAGTCGAAGCTTCAGAAGAAGCTCCAGGGGCGGAAGCTACAATCTAA
- a CDS encoding sensor histidine kinase yields MTVQDDPRLHHEVEKIFKNQANDICVRVDRGFAYLMLFQWVGCVLLGAFVTPSTWLGQMSGSKENALIGLIFGALFAIPPIYAAWMFPGEKVTRCLVALGQMLFSTLIIYLTGGRIESHFHIFVSLAALAFYMDISVLWVGASIVIIDHLLRGFFIPMSIYGVNADVEWRWVEHTAWVIFENFVLILGIQRHRVELREVASSKVQMMHAREEALRLASVKSSFLSNVSHEIRTPLNSIMGFSDILRDTKLDEEQQEYVNTIHRCSDSLLHLVNDILDVSKIENGLLQVDSHPFDIKELHNDIQKMFSIKCQEKGLSLELHMDEGIPARAKGDSHRLRQVLMNLVGNAVKFTEKGKVRIEVKKDSIANTYSWHIIDTGRGIKRENIKKLFRSFYQEDPSIARQYGGTGLGLMISKNLVEIMGGQISVTSNFGEGTTFSFSLPLEEI; encoded by the coding sequence ATGACAGTACAGGACGACCCAAGACTCCATCATGAGGTGGAGAAGATCTTTAAAAATCAGGCCAATGACATCTGCGTTCGGGTAGATCGCGGTTTTGCATATCTTATGTTATTTCAATGGGTTGGCTGCGTGTTGCTGGGGGCTTTTGTTACTCCATCGACTTGGTTGGGGCAGATGAGCGGCTCCAAAGAAAACGCCTTGATCGGCCTTATTTTTGGGGCCCTTTTTGCGATTCCTCCCATTTATGCGGCATGGATGTTCCCGGGCGAAAAAGTCACTCGCTGTCTGGTGGCTCTTGGGCAGATGCTGTTTTCGACCCTGATCATCTATCTTACCGGTGGCAGAATCGAATCGCATTTCCATATCTTCGTCTCGTTAGCAGCGTTGGCATTTTATATGGATATTTCCGTTCTATGGGTGGGGGCCTCGATCGTTATTATTGACCACCTTCTGCGCGGTTTTTTCATTCCGATGTCCATTTATGGAGTTAATGCGGATGTTGAGTGGCGATGGGTTGAACACACCGCTTGGGTTATCTTTGAAAACTTCGTACTTATTTTAGGAATTCAACGCCACCGTGTCGAGCTGCGGGAAGTGGCTAGCTCTAAAGTACAAATGATGCATGCGCGGGAAGAGGCTTTGCGCCTGGCTTCGGTGAAATCCAGCTTCTTAAGCAATGTCAGTCATGAAATTCGTACGCCTCTAAATAGTATCATGGGATTTTCAGATATCCTTCGTGATACAAAACTCGATGAAGAACAGCAAGAGTACGTGAACACCATTCATCGTTGTTCTGATTCTCTACTGCATCTTGTGAATGACATTTTGGATGTTTCAAAGATCGAAAATGGACTTCTTCAGGTGGACAGTCATCCGTTTGATATTAAAGAGCTTCACAATGACATTCAAAAAATGTTTTCGATCAAATGTCAGGAAAAAGGTCTTTCGCTAGAGCTGCACATGGATGAGGGTATTCCGGCACGAGCTAAAGGCGATTCGCATCGTCTGCGCCAAGTGTTGATGAATCTGGTCGGAAATGCAGTGAAGTTTACAGAAAAAGGCAAAGTGCGCATTGAAGTGAAAAAAGATTCTATTGCGAACACTTATTCGTGGCACATCATTGATACGGGTCGTGGCATTAAGCGCGAAAATATTAAAAAACTTTTCCGCAGTTTTTATCAGGAAGATCCTTCCATCGCGCGCCAATATGGCGGCACAGGCTTAGGCCTAATGATCTCAAAGAACTTGGTAGAGATTATGGGTGGACAGATCTCTGTCACTAGCAACTTCGGTGAAGGAACTACGTTCTCTTTTTCACTTCCATTAGAAGAGATTTAA
- the rpsB gene encoding 30S ribosomal protein S2, with the protein MAQVTMKEMLDAGVHFGHQTQRWNPKMKPYVYTARGGIHIIDLQKTVVRANKAADFVKEVAANGGRLIFVGTKKQAIEPIQEAAQKCGQYYVTKRWLGGMMTNFETIKSSIDRLRKIDTMKEKGEFNYLTKKERAKLEKEYLRLTEFLSGIREMKEMPSAMFVVDLPKEHIAVAEAKRLGIPVVAIADTNSDPESVEYAIPGNDDAIRSIKLFANLVAEAYLEGAKTWEQKLRTMTDKQSDVAKEASEGKEEAPKRRGAGPRGGAKDAPKKSAGPAVVKATKGRKLVAAGTAEEVEIQAELENKEDDSAE; encoded by the coding sequence ATGGCACAAGTGACCATGAAAGAAATGTTAGACGCTGGCGTCCACTTCGGACATCAAACTCAGCGTTGGAACCCAAAAATGAAACCTTATGTTTACACAGCTCGCGGAGGCATTCATATCATTGACCTTCAAAAGACTGTTGTACGCGCTAACAAAGCTGCTGATTTCGTAAAAGAAGTTGCTGCTAACGGTGGTCGTTTGATCTTCGTTGGAACGAAAAAGCAAGCTATTGAGCCTATCCAAGAAGCGGCTCAAAAATGCGGTCAGTACTACGTAACTAAGCGTTGGTTGGGTGGTATGATGACGAATTTCGAAACGATCAAATCTTCTATCGATCGTCTTCGCAAAATCGACACAATGAAAGAAAAAGGCGAATTCAACTACTTGACTAAGAAAGAGCGCGCGAAGCTTGAAAAAGAATACCTTCGTTTGACTGAGTTCTTGTCTGGTATCCGTGAAATGAAGGAAATGCCATCTGCTATGTTCGTAGTAGACCTTCCCAAAGAACACATTGCTGTTGCTGAAGCTAAACGCTTGGGCATCCCAGTTGTTGCTATCGCTGATACAAACTCTGATCCAGAGTCTGTTGAATACGCGATCCCAGGTAACGACGATGCGATCCGTTCTATCAAATTGTTCGCAAACCTAGTTGCTGAAGCTTACCTTGAAGGTGCTAAAACTTGGGAACAAAAACTTCGCACAATGACAGACAAACAATCTGACGTTGCTAAAGAAGCTTCTGAAGGTAAAGAAGAAGCTCCTAAGCGTCGTGGCGCAGGCCCTCGTGGTGGCGCGAAAGATGCTCCTAAGAAATCAGCAGGTCCTGCAGTTGTTAAAGCAACTAAAGGTCGTAAACTTGTTGCTGCTGGTACAGCAGAAGAAGTTGAAATCCAAGCTGAGCTTGAGAACAAAGAAGACGATTCAGCGGAGTAA
- the tsf gene encoding translation elongation factor Ts, with amino-acid sequence MSISATLVKELREKTNAGMMDCKKALEATSGDFNAAVEWLRVKGLGAAAKKADRIAAEGTVFAQVVGNTGVVVEINSETDFVARNDGFKALVADVAEHLVKTTATGDVLEQAFTKDPSKKMADLFTEATATIGEKIVLRRSEKYTASANTLVHTYIHGEGKIGVLIEVAASKPEAVANPALKTFAQDVSLHIAAMNPMAISSDQIPADVVSKEKEILTAKNLESGKKPEMIEKIVEGQIRKFLAENCLMDQAFVKNPDMKVSDLAKTVGKEIGADVTIKRFVRYELGAGIEKKSNDFAAEVAAQMKGH; translated from the coding sequence ATGTCTATTTCCGCTACTCTTGTTAAAGAGCTAAGAGAAAAAACAAACGCAGGTATGATGGATTGCAAAAAGGCGCTTGAGGCGACTTCTGGCGATTTCAATGCTGCTGTTGAATGGTTGCGCGTAAAAGGTCTTGGCGCTGCTGCAAAGAAAGCTGACCGTATTGCTGCTGAAGGTACAGTATTCGCGCAAGTTGTTGGTAACACGGGCGTGGTTGTTGAAATCAACTCTGAAACTGACTTCGTTGCACGTAACGATGGCTTCAAAGCTCTAGTTGCTGACGTTGCTGAACACTTGGTTAAAACGACGGCTACTGGCGACGTTTTGGAACAAGCATTCACTAAAGATCCTTCTAAAAAAATGGCAGACCTTTTCACTGAAGCTACTGCTACTATCGGTGAAAAAATCGTTCTTCGCCGTTCAGAGAAGTACACTGCTTCTGCTAACACTTTGGTTCACACTTATATCCACGGTGAAGGTAAAATCGGCGTATTGATCGAAGTTGCTGCTTCTAAACCAGAAGCTGTAGCGAACCCAGCTTTGAAAACTTTCGCTCAAGACGTTTCATTGCACATTGCTGCTATGAACCCAATGGCTATTTCTTCAGATCAAATCCCTGCGGATGTTGTTTCTAAAGAAAAAGAAATTTTGACTGCTAAAAACCTTGAATCAGGAAAAAAACCAGAAATGATCGAGAAGATCGTTGAAGGTCAAATCCGTAAATTCTTGGCTGAAAACTGCTTGATGGACCAAGCTTTCGTTAAAAATCCGGACATGAAAGTGTCTGATTTGGCGAAAACTGTTGGTAAAGAGATCGGCGCTGACGTTACAATCAAACGTTTCGTACGTTATGAATTGGGTGCTGGTATCGAGAAGAAGTCTAATGACTTCGCAGCTGAAGTTGCAGCTCAAATGAAAGGACACTAA
- the pyrH gene encoding UMP kinase, protein MKEPVYKRILLKLSGEALAGKQGTGINTATIKQIAQDVAEAYKAGVQMGIVIGGGNIYRGVAASAEGMDRASADYMGMLATCINALALQDALEKEGVPTRVQTAIEMAEIAEPYIRRRAIRHLEKDRIVIFGAGTGNPFFTTDTAASLRAMEINAQVIMKATKVDGIYDKDPAKHTDAKKFDKISYIDVLNRGLQVMDSTAISMCMDNKLPIITFDLTQPGNILKAVQGENIGTLVH, encoded by the coding sequence TTGAAAGAGCCTGTCTATAAACGCATTTTGCTAAAGTTAAGTGGTGAAGCTCTTGCGGGCAAGCAAGGGACTGGTATCAATACAGCGACGATTAAACAAATCGCGCAAGACGTAGCAGAGGCTTATAAAGCAGGCGTTCAAATGGGTATCGTCATCGGTGGCGGTAACATCTATCGTGGTGTTGCCGCTTCTGCTGAAGGCATGGATCGCGCAAGTGCTGACTACATGGGTATGCTTGCGACTTGTATCAATGCTTTGGCCCTTCAAGACGCTCTTGAAAAAGAAGGCGTCCCTACTCGCGTACAAACGGCTATTGAAATGGCTGAAATCGCAGAACCTTATATCCGTCGCAGAGCCATCCGCCATTTAGAAAAAGATCGTATTGTGATTTTCGGTGCAGGAACAGGAAATCCATTCTTCACGACAGACACGGCCGCTTCTCTTCGCGCCATGGAGATCAATGCACAGGTCATCATGAAAGCGACAAAGGTCGACGGAATCTACGATAAAGATCCTGCAAAACATACGGATGCAAAAAAATTCGATAAGATCAGCTACATTGACGTTCTAAACCGCGGCTTGCAGGTGATGGACTCTACAGCGATCAGCATGTGTATGGACAACAAACTTCCAATCATCACTTTCGACCTTACTCAGCCAGGAAACATCCTTAAAGCTGTTCAGGGCGAAAATATCGGCACATTGGTTCACTAG
- the frr gene encoding ribosome recycling factor, translating into MSVADVKKNAQAKMEKTLAALGEELKKIRTGRAQVSMLDNIRVNYYGTPSPLSQVASISTPDAKSFLIAPWEVSILKDIEQAIIKSELGMAPMNDGKVIRLKVPDLTEERRKDLAKQVKKIAEEARVAVRMARRDANDEVKKLQKDKAISEDEGKKAEADVQKVTDDFIKKVDQVADEKEKSILTI; encoded by the coding sequence ATGTCAGTCGCAGATGTAAAAAAGAATGCTCAAGCAAAAATGGAAAAGACTTTGGCGGCTTTAGGCGAAGAGCTTAAAAAAATCCGTACGGGTCGTGCTCAAGTATCTATGCTTGATAATATCCGCGTAAACTACTACGGCACTCCATCTCCTCTTTCTCAAGTGGCATCTATCTCTACTCCGGATGCAAAGTCATTCCTGATCGCTCCTTGGGAAGTTTCAATTCTTAAAGATATCGAACAAGCTATCATCAAGTCTGAATTGGGCATGGCCCCAATGAACGACGGTAAAGTGATCCGCTTGAAAGTTCCAGATTTGACTGAAGAACGTCGTAAAGACCTCGCAAAACAAGTTAAGAAAATCGCTGAAGAAGCACGCGTGGCTGTTCGTATGGCTCGTCGTGATGCCAATGACGAAGTTAAAAAACTTCAGAAAGATAAAGCTATCAGCGAAGACGAAGGCAAAAAAGCCGAAGCAGACGTTCAAAAAGTGACTGACGATTTCATCAAAAAAGTAGACCAAGTTGCTGATGAAAAAGAAAAGTCCATTTTGACTATCTAA
- a CDS encoding isoprenyl transferase, with amino-acid sequence MTLPKHIAIIMDGNGRWAQLKRRPRTFGHIKGTRVAKKIITDCSRRGIKNLTLYAFSTENWFRPQAEVSLLMQILRRYLKRETENLVKENIRFSVIGDMSRIPADVAEAIGKSIEATAQCTGLNLVFALSYGSRQEITEAVRDIAARVAAGEINPEDIDESVINSALSTYPTPDPDLIIRTSGEQRLSNFLLWQAAYSEFYFTDVLWPNFTESHLEEALNAFSMRQRRFGKVTANDNVEKLSN; translated from the coding sequence ATGACTCTACCGAAGCACATAGCTATTATTATGGATGGCAACGGTCGTTGGGCTCAGCTCAAACGTCGTCCTCGCACGTTCGGACATATCAAAGGAACTCGTGTCGCGAAAAAAATCATCACCGATTGTTCGCGACGCGGAATCAAGAACCTCACGTTGTATGCATTCAGCACGGAAAACTGGTTTCGCCCTCAGGCCGAAGTCAGTTTGCTGATGCAAATTCTTCGTCGTTATCTTAAGCGCGAAACTGAAAACCTGGTTAAAGAAAACATTCGCTTCTCTGTCATCGGTGACATGTCCCGCATTCCGGCAGATGTTGCGGAAGCTATTGGTAAATCCATCGAAGCTACAGCTCAATGCACAGGTCTTAACCTGGTCTTTGCTTTGAGCTATGGTTCTCGACAAGAGATCACAGAAGCCGTTCGCGATATTGCTGCACGTGTGGCGGCCGGTGAAATCAACCCTGAAGACATTGATGAGTCGGTTATCAATTCAGCGTTAAGCACGTATCCTACTCCGGATCCGGATTTGATCATTCGCACAAGTGGCGAACAAAGACTGTCAAATTTCTTGTTGTGGCAAGCGGCCTATTCAGAGTTTTATTTTACTGATGTGTTATGGCCCAACTTCACTGAGTCCCATTTAGAGGAAGCGTTGAACGCTTTTTCGATGAGACAACGCCGCTTTGGCAAGGTTACAGCGAATGACAACGTGGAAAAGCTTTCAAACTAG